The Candidatus Cloacimonadota bacterium DNA window TCGCCCAATTCCACGCACCAAAAAGCGCATGGCGCTAAAGGTTGCTCTTACAGATCGTGCCCGAGGTGGACGCATCTGCGTAATAGAAGGTTTGAACTTTGAAAAAGCCAGTACTAAGCAAGCGCTTGAGATTATTAGCAAGGTTAGCCCTGATAAGGGACGCAAGCTTGTGATAACGGCGGGGAATCATGCTCCTACGGTTAAGAGCTTCAGCAATATTCCAGACGTAATGACGGATCGTGCTGAGCAATTGCATGCTTACGAAGTATTAAAGAGCAGCTATATCATCCTCAGCGATGAAGCGCTTAAAAAAGTAGAGGAGGTATTCAGCAAATGATACATCCGCGTAATATCGTAATTGCTCCTATCATTACCGAGAAGAGCAGCAATCAAATGGCCGCCCAGAATACCTATACATTTAAGGTATCGATAAATGCCAATAAGATAGAGATCGCCAAAGCCATAGAGCATATATTTGCCGTGAAGGTTCTGGCTGTGAATACCATCCGAATGATGGGCAAACCGAAACGTTTAGGCAGATACAACGGTAAACGCCCGGATTGGAAAAAGGCGATCGTAACCCTGCGCGAAGGCGATAAAATCGCCGATTTTGAGGTATAGAAATGGGAATAAAACATTACAAACCAACAACCCCCTCCCTCCGCTATCGCACGGGTTATAAATTTGAAGAGATTACTACTTCCTCTCCGGAAAAATCTCTACTTAAACCCAAACCGAAAAGTGGTGGACGCAACAATCGCGGTCGCATTACTTGCCGTCATCGTGGCGGTGGGCACCGTAAACATTATCGCATTATAGATTTTAAGCGTGATAAGATTGGGATTCCGGCGAAAGTTGCCACTATAGAATACGATCCTAATCGTACTGCCCGCATTGCACTTTTGCACTATGTGGATGGAGAAAAACGTTACATCATAGCACCCGACGGCTTGGAAGTAGGTAGCAAAGTAATGAGTGGACCCGAAGCTGAAGTAGCAGTAGGAAATGCATTGCCATTAGAACGCATTCCTTTAGGTAGTGTGGTTCACAATATCGAATTGAAGAAAGGTCGCGGCGGTCAAATAGCCCGCAGTGCCGGTGCTTTTGCTCAGGTTGTTGCCAAAGATGGTGATTATGTACACGTAAAAATGCCTTCAAATGATGTGCACCTCATTCGCAAAGAATGTCTTGCCACCATAGGTCAGGTAAGCAATCCGGATCATTCACTGATTAAGATTGGTAAAGCCGGACGCAAACGTTGGTTGGGAATACGCCCTACGGTTCGCGGCGTAGCAATGAACCCGGTGGATCATCCGATGGGTGGTGGAGAAGGAAAATCTTCAGGTGGAGGCCATCCGGTATCCCCCTGGGGTAAACCGGCTAAGGGCGGTAAAACCCGCAAAACCCGCAAATATTCCGATAAATATATCGTGAAAGCGGTCAAAAAGAGATAGTGTGAGGATATAGATAATGTCACGTTCAATCAAAAAAGGCCCATTCGTTGACGATCACCTGATGAATAAAGTAGTAGTCCTCAATGACGAAAACAAGAAAAGCGTGATCAAAACCTGGAGCCGCCGTTCGGTGATAACTCCAGATTTTATCGGTCATACTTTTTCGGTGCATAATGGGCATAAATTTGTGCCTGTATATGTAACCGAGAACATGGTTGGTCATAAGCTTGGGGAGTTTTCTCCCACCAGAACCTACCGTGGTCATAAAGAGAAGAAGAAAAAAGGCAGATAGGAGATAGCAAATGGAAGCAACAGCAAAATTGCGTTTCGCCCGTGGTTCTGCCCGTAAAGCCCGTCTTGTACTGGATACTATTCGCTACAAGCGTGTAACCGAAGCCCAAAACATTCTGCGTTTCTCACGTCGCAGAGCGGCTGGTATAATTTATAAAGTGTTGGAATCTGCGATTGCCAACGCTCAGGTGAAGGATCCCAAGATTGACCTCAACCAGGTATTTGTAAGCCAGGCGATGGCAGATGAGGGTCCTCAGATGAAACGTTTTATGCCCAGAGCTCAGGGAAGAGCATTTATGATAAGGAAACAGACCTGTCATATCTCCCTGGAAATCCAGACTTTAGAATAGGAGGAATACCTTGGGACAAAAAATACACCCCATTCTGTATCGTATCGGTGTAAATAAAGATACCGATTCAATCTGGTTTGCTCAAGGCTCGTCTTATGTGGATTCTCTCCAGGAAGACATAAAGATACGCAACTACATTCGCAAACGTCTGGCAGACAAGATGGTTTCTAAGATAAAGATATATCGTAAAACCAGCTCGATCCAGATAGATATCGCAACTGCCCGTCCTGGTTTGGTAATTGGGAAAAAGGGAGAGGATATCGAGAAGTTGCGCGGCGAGCTGAACATCCTGATCAACAAAAACCGCCCCAATCCGATCACTGTAGCCATCAATGTGGAACAGATCGATAAGATGTGGCTTGATGCCCGTCTTGTGGGCAAAGAGATTGCCCGCCAGCTTGAAGAACGCGTTTCCTTCCGGCGTGCCATGAAAATGGCAATGCGCAATGTAATGAGAGATAACGCTCTTGGAGTTAAAGTACAGGTGTCCGGCCGTCTTGGCGGTGCTGAGATAGCTCGCACAGAGCGTTATAAACAAGGACGTACCCCGCTTCATACTATTCGTGCCGATATCGATTATGCGCATGTGGAAGCACTGACTACCTATGGCGTAATCGGCATTAAGGTATGGATATACAAAGGCGACATTTTGTCATAAGGAGAGAGCCGTGTTAGCACCAAAAAAAGTAAGACATCGTAAGATGATGAAGGGCAGACGCAACGGTCTTTCCTGGACTGGATGCAATGTTGATTTTGGCGATTACGGTTTAATAGCATTGGAAGATGCTTTTATCTCCAGTCGTCAGATTGAAGCTGCTCGTATTGCAATAACCCGCCATATGAAGCGTGTTGGAAAAGTATGGATCCGCATTTTTCCGGATAAACCCATTACCAGCAAACCAGCAGAAACTCGTATGGGAAAAGGAAAAGGCGCTCCAGAATACTGGGTAGCCGTAGTTCGCCCCGGTCGCGTGTTATTCGAGATCGAAGGCGTAGACGTTACCACGGCAAAAGAAGCAATGCGCCTAGCCTCACACAAGCTGCCCATCAAAACCAGATTGGTAGCACGTGAAGGAGTGGAATTATGAAGATTGATGAAATCCGTGACCTCAGCACCCACGAGCTGCAGGCCAGAATCGAAGAACTGCGTATTGAGCTGTTCAATTTGCGTTTTCAAAAAGCAAAGAATTTGCTTGATCGCACCGATCGAATCCGGATCGCTAAACGCGAAATTGCCCGGATAAACACCATCATCAAAGAAAAAGAGCTAAAGGCTTGAGGTAAAAGTGGAAAATACACGTAAAATGATAAAACAAGGTGTGGTGGTTTCGGACAAAAACGATAAGAGCATTGTCGTACGCGTTCAACGCCAGTACATCCATCCGCTATACAAAAAGACCGTTCGCCGCCATAAAAAGTTTATGGCTCACGACGAAAATAATGAAGCCCGCGAAGGCGATATCGTTCAGATTTGCGAATCGCGTCCGCTTAGTGCCCGCAAACGCTGGACTCTGCATAAGATTGTAGAGAGAAGTAAGTAAAGGGGTTTGGAATGATTCAAGTACAAACTATATTGAATATCGCCGATAACTCTGGCGCCAAGAAAGCCATGTGCATCAAAGTATTGGGAGGCTCCAAACGTAAGTATGCCTCCGTGGGAGATGTTATTGTGGTTGCCATCAAGTCTGCCACTCCAGGTGGAAAGGTTAAGAAGAGCGCCGTTGAAAAAGCCGTGATCGTGCGAACTGCCAAAGAAGTACGTCGTCCAGACGGATCCTACATCCGTTTTTCGGATAATGCGGCAGTAGTTATTGATGAGAAACATGAGCCAAAGGGAACCCGCATCTTTGGTCCGGTTGCACGCGAATTGCGCGAAGCAGGATATATGAAGATAGTATCCCTTGCTCCGGAAGTACTGTAGGAGGAAGCGTGGAAAAGAAACTAAACTTAAAAAAAGGTGATTTGGTAGTGGTAATATCTGGTGAGGACAAAGGCAAAAAGGGACACATCCTTAGAGCTTACCCCAAAACCGGACGCGTGATTGTGGAAAAAGTTAACCTGATCAAAAAGCACGCCAAGCCCAGCCAACGCAACCCCCAAGGTGGAATCATTACTAAAGAAGCGCCGATTAATGCTTCTAATGTGATGCTTTTCAACGAAAAATTGGATACGGTATCCAAGCCAGTGATCCAGATTCGTGATAGCCGTCGGATTCGAGTATGTAAGAAATCTGGCGATGAGCTGTAAACAAGGAGCGAATAACAATGAACCGAATCAAAGAAAAATATAAGAGCCAGGTAATTCCTGCCCTTACCAAGCATTTTGGGTATAAAAACCCTCATCAGGTGCCAAGATTGGTGAAGATCGTGCTTAGCATGGGTGTGGGAAGTGCCACCCAGAATAAAGCGATTTTGGATAACGCAGTAAAAGATATGGAACAGATTGCCGGCAGGAAAGTAATGGTAACCAAGGCCAGTAAATCTATATCGAACTTCAAGCTGCGTCAGGGCATGCCCATCGGTTGCAAAGTTACCTTGCGCAACGAAGTAATGTATGAATTCTTCGATCGGCTGATCTCTATTGCCATTCCGAGAATTCGTGATTTTCGCGGGATCAAGACTAATTCTTTTGACGGCAGAGGAAACTACTCTTTTGGCATCAAAGAACAAACTATTTTTCCCGAAATCGAATTTGACAAAGTAGATGCCGTTCGTGGAATGAACGTCACTATCGTAACAAGTGCTCACAACGACGAGGAATGCCACCAGCTCTTAAAAGAACTTGGCATGCCTTTCCAAAGAGCCGAATAAGGAGATAATGTGGCAAAGACTTCATTGATCATCAAGCAACAAAGAACACCTAAGTTCAAAGTAAGAAAGTACAACCGTTGCAAGATTTGCGGACGTCCTCGCGCTTATATGCGCCACTTTGGCATGTGCCGCCTTTGCTTCCGCAAATATGCCTCCGAGGGACAGATCCCCGGAATAACCAGAAGCAGCTGGTAAAAAATTAAGGAGATATAAATGAGCGTATCTGATCCGATAGCTGATGCATTGACCAAGATCCGCAATGCATATCGTGCCGGACACTCACAAGTGATCGTAAACCATAGCAAAGTTATTGAAGCGCTGGTTAAGATCCTTGCTGAGGAAAACTTTGTAAATAGCTTTCAGGTATTAGACAAAGATCCGGAGCACAAATACAACTACAAACGTATATTAGTAATCCTACGTTACACCAATGATGGACGACCTGTAATGCAAGGATTGGTTAGAGTTTCTAAACCCGGAAGACGTGTTTACGTCAAAGCAGACAAAATGCCCAGCGTGTATAATAACACTGGTTGTGCGATTATTTCCACTTCTTCAGGAGTAATGGTGGATCGCGATGCCAGAATTCAGCACGTAGGCGGCGAATATGTCTGCAGAGTTTGGTAGGAGGTATTAATGTCCCGCATAGGAAAAGCCCCTATTAAAATCAGCTCCGACGTTAATGTGAAGATAGAAAACAATATCGTCACCATAAAAGGCAAGCTGGGCGAGCTCAGCTATCCTCTGATGCCTGGAATCAGCCTCGAATTAAACGAAAACGCACTATCTGTAATTCGTTCCGATGATAGCAAAAATCAACGGGCAGTACATGGTCTAAGCCGCGCTCTTATTCAGAACATGGTAATCGGCGTGAGCGAAGGTTACAAAAAGACCCTTCATGTAATCGGTACCGGCTATAGCGCCGAAGTTATCGGACCTTGGCTAAAACTTAGTTTGGGATATTCTCACGACATCTTATTGCGTATCCCTCAAGAACTAAAAATAGAAGCCAATGCTGTTCCCCGCTCAAAAGGTGGGCGTAGCGATTTTACCGCCATCATCACAATTGAAGGAATCAGTAAACAATTAGTTGGCCAATTTGCCGCTGAAGTGCGTGGCTGTCGTCCTCCGGAAAACTATAAGGGTAAGGGAGTTCGCTATTACGACGAACGCGTTACCATCAAAGCCGGAAAAGCCGGAAGCAAATAAGAGGTAATGTAAAATGATAAAATCTATAACTAAGATAAAGAGTACATTACGTGCCCGTCGTCGTGCCGCCATTCGTAAACGTTTGTCTGGCAGCAGTGAGCGACCACGCCTCGTAGTATTTCGTTCAAACAAGCATATCTACGCGCAGATAATCGACGATAGCAAGGGGATAACCCTATGCTCGATGTCTTCCAAAGCCAAGGATTTCTCTTTAGGAGAAGCAAAAACCAAAACCGATGTCAGCCACATAGTTGGCACCAAACTTGGAGAAAAAGCCTTAGCAGTTGGAATCAAAACCATCGCCTTCGATCGTGCCGGATACAAGTATCATGGCAGAGTAAAAGCTCTAGCCGATGGTGCCCGCAAAGCCGGGCTTGAGTTCTAAACAGGAGGAAAGCTTGAATTACCAACACAATCAGAATCCCGAAGAAGAAAAACTGGTAGAGAAGATTATCGATACCAAGCGCGTGGCAAAGGTAGTAAAAGGTGGACGTAATTTCTCCTTTTCCGCTATTGTAGTGGTAGGAGATAAAGCCGGAAACGTCGGCGTGGGAAATGGCAAAGCAAATGAGATTGTAGATGCCATTCGCAAAGCCAAGGAAAAAGCGGTAAAGAATATGTTCCGCGTTCCTATCGTTAAAGGCACTGTTCCTCATGAAATCGTTGCCCGTTTTGGAGCCAGTCGCGTTATGATAAAGCCGGCTTCACCAGGTACCGGAGTTATTGCCGGGAACACTACTCGCGCAATCTTTGAAGCAGCCGGAATAGAAAACATTCTGTGCAAATCCTTGGGTAGCAACACCCCTACTAACGTGGTGAAGGCCACCATCAACGGACTAAAATCTATGCGTACTATCTCCGACATCGCTCGTCTGCGCAATAAGACTATTGCTCAGCTTACCGGTCAGGAGGAGAAATGAAGAAGATTAAAGTAACCCTTATCCGCAGCACCATAAATCGTATTGAAAGCCATAAAAGGGTTGTAAAATCCCTTGGTTTGAACAAACTAAACAGCAGCCGGATTCATGATGATAACCCCGTGATCCGCGGTATGATCAACAAAGTGTCGTACATGCTTAAAGTAGAAGAAGTGCAGGGAGAATAAGAATGTTAACACTCAACAACCTCGGCAGACCAGCCGGTAGAAAAAATAAGAAACGTCTTGGTAAGGGACAAGGTTCGGGACATGGCCATCAGGCAGGTCGTGGGCACAAGGGTAAGAAAGCCCGTGCCGGCGGCAACATTCCTGCATCCTTTGAAGGTGGTCAGATGCCAATCAACCGCCGCTTGCCCAAGCGAGGATTTAAAAACATCTTCAGGGTAGGCTATCGCAGCCTCAACCTTAGCCGTTTACAAGGATTGGAAGATACAGAATTTGACATCGCCAAGCTCGAAACAATGGGCTTGATCCCGTCTAAAGGTCAAAAAGCTAAAGCTCCGGTTAAAGTACTTGCCGGAACTACTGAAGAATTCACCAAAGCTGTTCATATCAAAGCGAACGCTTTTTCCAAAAACGCTAAAGCGCTCATCGAAAAGAACGGCGGCAAGGCGGAGGTAGTTTAATTTGCTTAAGACTATCACAAACATGTTCCGGATTCCGGACCTAAAAAAGAAGATACTGTTTACGGCGTTGTTTTTGGTGCTTTACCGCATGGGTAGTTTTGTGCCCATCCCTGGTGTAGATGCCACAGCGTTGCAAGCTTTTTTTGAAGGCGCCAGAGAGGGTGGTAATACTCTATTTGGTTTGCTTGATCTTTTTGTAGGTGGAAACTTTGAACGTGCATCGGTTTTTGCTTTGGGAATTATGCCCTATATCACAGCATCCATCGTGATTCAGCTGTTAGGCAGTATAATTCCCTATTTCGAAAAGCTTCGCAAAGAAGGAGCGGAAGGACAGAAGAAACTGAATCAGATAACCCGTTATGGCACGGTTGGCTTGGGGGCCTTCAATGCTGTTACCATTACTTTATGGCTTAGCAACCTCAGTGGTGGAGTGGTGCCTGTTTCAGGAATCTTGTTCCATTTCACCGGAATAATCACTTTGGTGACCGGTACTATGATTGTAATGTGGATTGGTGAGCAGATCACCGAACACGGTATTGGCAACGGAATTTCGTTGATTATATTTGCTGGTATTATTGCTCGCTATCCCGAAGGTTTCATCAGAATGTTCCAAAAGATTGGAGCAGAACCTACTTATGCCTGGAAAGCAGTATTTGCCGTGCTTCTCATGGTAGCAGTTACAACCGCGGTAATATTTGTAACTGAAGCTACCCGCAAGATTCCCGTTCAATATGCCAAGCGCATAGTGGGACGCAGAGTTTATGGCGGACAAAGTACATATATTCCATTGCGCGTGAATACTGCCGGTGTGATTCCTATCATCTTTGCCCAAAGCGTATTGATGTTCCCAGCCACTATCGCAGCCTTTTTTGGCTCCGGTGGAGGTTTTTGGGTGACACTGCAAAGATGGTTATCTCCTGGAGCGGCATTATATACAATTCTGTATGTATCGCTTATCATCTTCTTTGCATATTTCTACACTGCAATAGTATTAAATCCTACTGAAATGGCTGAAAACATGGTCAAATATGGCGGTCATATTCCTGGTAAAAAACCGGGCAAAAAGACTGCCGAGTACATTAACAGCGTGTTAACCAGAATCACCCTCCCTGGAGCGGTATTCTTCGCTTTTGTAGCGCTATTACCGGAAATTATGAGTCACCGCTTTGATCTGCCTTTCTATTTTGGTGGAACTGGTCTCATCATCGTGGTTGGAGTA harbors:
- the rpmD gene encoding 50S ribosomal protein L30, encoding MKKIKVTLIRSTINRIESHKRVVKSLGLNKLNSSRIHDDNPVIRGMINKVSYMLKVEEVQGE
- the rplV gene encoding 50S ribosomal protein L22 translates to MEATAKLRFARGSARKARLVLDTIRYKRVTEAQNILRFSRRRAAGIIYKVLESAIANAQVKDPKIDLNQVFVSQAMADEGPQMKRFMPRAQGRAFMIRKQTCHISLEIQTLE
- the rpmC gene encoding 50S ribosomal protein L29, translating into MKIDEIRDLSTHELQARIEELRIELFNLRFQKAKNLLDRTDRIRIAKREIARINTIIKEKELKA
- a CDS encoding type Z 30S ribosomal protein S14; translated protein: MAKTSLIIKQQRTPKFKVRKYNRCKICGRPRAYMRHFGMCRLCFRKYASEGQIPGITRSSW
- the rpsQ gene encoding 30S ribosomal protein S17, which gives rise to MIKQGVVVSDKNDKSIVVRVQRQYIHPLYKKTVRRHKKFMAHDENNEAREGDIVQICESRPLSARKRWTLHKIVERSK
- the rplO gene encoding 50S ribosomal protein L15 — translated: MLTLNNLGRPAGRKNKKRLGKGQGSGHGHQAGRGHKGKKARAGGNIPASFEGGQMPINRRLPKRGFKNIFRVGYRSLNLSRLQGLEDTEFDIAKLETMGLIPSKGQKAKAPVKVLAGTTEEFTKAVHIKANAFSKNAKALIEKNGGKAEVV
- the rpsH gene encoding 30S ribosomal protein S8; translation: MSVSDPIADALTKIRNAYRAGHSQVIVNHSKVIEALVKILAEENFVNSFQVLDKDPEHKYNYKRILVILRYTNDGRPVMQGLVRVSKPGRRVYVKADKMPSVYNNTGCAIISTSSGVMVDRDARIQHVGGEYVCRVW
- the secY gene encoding preprotein translocase subunit SecY translates to MFRIPDLKKKILFTALFLVLYRMGSFVPIPGVDATALQAFFEGAREGGNTLFGLLDLFVGGNFERASVFALGIMPYITASIVIQLLGSIIPYFEKLRKEGAEGQKKLNQITRYGTVGLGAFNAVTITLWLSNLSGGVVPVSGILFHFTGIITLVTGTMIVMWIGEQITEHGIGNGISLIIFAGIIARYPEGFIRMFQKIGAEPTYAWKAVFAVLLMVAVTTAVIFVTEATRKIPVQYAKRIVGRRVYGGQSTYIPLRVNTAGVIPIIFAQSVLMFPATIAAFFGSGGGFWVTLQRWLSPGAALYTILYVSLIIFFAYFYTAIVLNPTEMAENMVKYGGHIPGKKPGKKTAEYINSVLTRITLPGAVFFAFVALLPEIMSHRFDLPFYFGGTGLIIVVGVALDTLQQIESHLVMRHYDGFMKKGKLRGRSS
- the rplX gene encoding 50S ribosomal protein L24 encodes the protein MEKKLNLKKGDLVVVISGEDKGKKGHILRAYPKTGRVIVEKVNLIKKHAKPSQRNPQGGIITKEAPINASNVMLFNEKLDTVSKPVIQIRDSRRIRVCKKSGDEL
- the rplD gene encoding 50S ribosomal protein L4, with the translated sequence MVKAKKFNIQGEMIGEVELPLAVFDVDVNSPKVLLHEVITMYLGNQRQGTVQKKNRSMTQGSTRKLFKQKGTGNARVGTRRSPIRVHGGRAFAIYPKDWYRPIPRTKKRMALKVALTDRARGGRICVIEGLNFEKASTKQALEIISKVSPDKGRKLVITAGNHAPTVKSFSNIPDVMTDRAEQLHAYEVLKSSYIILSDEALKKVEEVFSK
- the rplF gene encoding 50S ribosomal protein L6, producing the protein MSRIGKAPIKISSDVNVKIENNIVTIKGKLGELSYPLMPGISLELNENALSVIRSDDSKNQRAVHGLSRALIQNMVIGVSEGYKKTLHVIGTGYSAEVIGPWLKLSLGYSHDILLRIPQELKIEANAVPRSKGGRSDFTAIITIEGISKQLVGQFAAEVRGCRPPENYKGKGVRYYDERVTIKAGKAGSK
- the rplN gene encoding 50S ribosomal protein L14, with amino-acid sequence MIQVQTILNIADNSGAKKAMCIKVLGGSKRKYASVGDVIVVAIKSATPGGKVKKSAVEKAVIVRTAKEVRRPDGSYIRFSDNAAVVIDEKHEPKGTRIFGPVARELREAGYMKIVSLAPEVL
- the rplP gene encoding 50S ribosomal protein L16, giving the protein MLAPKKVRHRKMMKGRRNGLSWTGCNVDFGDYGLIALEDAFISSRQIEAARIAITRHMKRVGKVWIRIFPDKPITSKPAETRMGKGKGAPEYWVAVVRPGRVLFEIEGVDVTTAKEAMRLASHKLPIKTRLVAREGVEL
- the rplB gene encoding 50S ribosomal protein L2 — its product is MGIKHYKPTTPSLRYRTGYKFEEITTSSPEKSLLKPKPKSGGRNNRGRITCRHRGGGHRKHYRIIDFKRDKIGIPAKVATIEYDPNRTARIALLHYVDGEKRYIIAPDGLEVGSKVMSGPEAEVAVGNALPLERIPLGSVVHNIELKKGRGGQIARSAGAFAQVVAKDGDYVHVKMPSNDVHLIRKECLATIGQVSNPDHSLIKIGKAGRKRWLGIRPTVRGVAMNPVDHPMGGGEGKSSGGGHPVSPWGKPAKGGKTRKTRKYSDKYIVKAVKKR
- the rplW gene encoding 50S ribosomal protein L23, with product MIHPRNIVIAPIITEKSSNQMAAQNTYTFKVSINANKIEIAKAIEHIFAVKVLAVNTIRMMGKPKRLGRYNGKRPDWKKAIVTLREGDKIADFEV
- the rpsC gene encoding 30S ribosomal protein S3; protein product: MGQKIHPILYRIGVNKDTDSIWFAQGSSYVDSLQEDIKIRNYIRKRLADKMVSKIKIYRKTSSIQIDIATARPGLVIGKKGEDIEKLRGELNILINKNRPNPITVAINVEQIDKMWLDARLVGKEIARQLEERVSFRRAMKMAMRNVMRDNALGVKVQVSGRLGGAEIARTERYKQGRTPLHTIRADIDYAHVEALTTYGVIGIKVWIYKGDILS
- the rplR gene encoding 50S ribosomal protein L18, with the protein product MIKSITKIKSTLRARRRAAIRKRLSGSSERPRLVVFRSNKHIYAQIIDDSKGITLCSMSSKAKDFSLGEAKTKTDVSHIVGTKLGEKALAVGIKTIAFDRAGYKYHGRVKALADGARKAGLEF
- the rplE gene encoding 50S ribosomal protein L5, with the protein product MNRIKEKYKSQVIPALTKHFGYKNPHQVPRLVKIVLSMGVGSATQNKAILDNAVKDMEQIAGRKVMVTKASKSISNFKLRQGMPIGCKVTLRNEVMYEFFDRLISIAIPRIRDFRGIKTNSFDGRGNYSFGIKEQTIFPEIEFDKVDAVRGMNVTIVTSAHNDEECHQLLKELGMPFQRAE
- the rpsS gene encoding 30S ribosomal protein S19, translating into MSRSIKKGPFVDDHLMNKVVVLNDENKKSVIKTWSRRSVITPDFIGHTFSVHNGHKFVPVYVTENMVGHKLGEFSPTRTYRGHKEKKKKGR
- the rpsE gene encoding 30S ribosomal protein S5 encodes the protein MNYQHNQNPEEEKLVEKIIDTKRVAKVVKGGRNFSFSAIVVVGDKAGNVGVGNGKANEIVDAIRKAKEKAVKNMFRVPIVKGTVPHEIVARFGASRVMIKPASPGTGVIAGNTTRAIFEAAGIENILCKSLGSNTPTNVVKATINGLKSMRTISDIARLRNKTIAQLTGQEEK